In the Pseudolabrys taiwanensis genome, one interval contains:
- a CDS encoding CoA transferase subunit A, translating to MIETTLEEALAPIADGCMLVVPREVAGVPMAATRALIRRGVKNLHLIALPTSSLQADILIGAGCVATLETSAVSLGELGPAPRFNAAITGGTIVMKDATCPALHAALQAAEKGVPFMPLRGLIGSDVLKYRDDWKVIDSPFGNDDPIVLLPALKPDVALLHAPMADRFGNVWIGRQRELVTMAHAATRTIATVEKIVDNDLLADPLTAAGTLPGFYVETVAVAERGAWPLPLPDHYAADAEHLALYAKMAATAEGFTDYLDRYVHEKRAA from the coding sequence ATGATCGAGACAACGCTCGAGGAAGCGCTCGCGCCCATCGCCGACGGCTGCATGCTGGTGGTGCCGCGCGAAGTCGCGGGCGTGCCCATGGCGGCGACACGCGCGCTCATCCGGCGCGGCGTGAAGAACCTGCATCTCATCGCGCTGCCCACGTCGAGCCTGCAGGCCGACATTCTGATCGGCGCCGGCTGCGTGGCGACGTTGGAGACGAGCGCGGTCAGCCTCGGCGAGCTCGGTCCCGCGCCGCGCTTCAACGCCGCGATCACCGGCGGCACGATCGTCATGAAGGATGCCACCTGCCCGGCGCTGCACGCCGCCTTGCAGGCGGCGGAGAAAGGCGTGCCCTTCATGCCCCTGCGCGGACTGATCGGATCCGACGTGCTGAAGTATCGCGACGACTGGAAGGTAATCGACAGTCCGTTCGGCAACGACGATCCCATCGTGCTGTTGCCGGCGCTGAAGCCCGACGTCGCGCTGCTGCATGCGCCGATGGCCGACCGTTTCGGCAATGTGTGGATCGGCCGCCAGCGCGAACTCGTCACCATGGCGCACGCGGCAACGCGGACGATCGCGACGGTCGAGAAGATCGTCGACAACGATCTGCTCGCCGACCCGCTGACGGCGGCCGGCACGCTGCCGGGCTTTTACGTGGAGACGGTCGCCGTCGCCGAGCGCGGCGCCTGGCCTTTGCCGCTGCCCGACCATTACGCGGCGGACGCGGAGCACCTCGCGCTCTACGCCAAAATGGCGGCGACGGCGGAAGGCTTCACGGACTATCTCGACAGGTATGTGCATGAGAAGCGCGCGGCTTAG
- a CDS encoding Gfo/Idh/MocA family protein, which produces MKTVEAAVIGVGWIGGLRAETLSRTALCDKLHLCDIKPDRLAEVKALYNPASTTLDYNDIINNPNISVVYVSTTPEANHYPIARDCLKGGKHVMLEKPIALELWEADELIHLSKTNNLKFTIGYSQRFNTKIAYAKKKIVDGTLGNVVSVLVSRHLSRELGKKIAGRVRLSPVVMESTHDLDFVYWLLEPAKPVRVYSQGAYGYMQPVNGSHDVMFTTVTMDNGVVVMIGGGWNLPPSYPNYCSTWIEITGTDGSLFLDDTQRDNWLNTARRGQEFPMSTMPGEMVDHVFAGGIGPETIYFLESCIKNRPVMVTPESARCVMETYSAADLSADRGEPVNLPLSNETISAIADFKQKIRAGLNV; this is translated from the coding sequence GTGAAGACAGTGGAAGCGGCGGTGATCGGCGTCGGCTGGATCGGCGGCCTGCGCGCGGAAACGCTCTCGCGCACCGCGCTGTGCGACAAACTGCACCTTTGCGACATCAAGCCCGACCGGCTCGCCGAGGTGAAGGCGCTGTACAATCCGGCCAGCACCACGCTCGACTATAACGACATCATCAACAATCCGAACATCTCTGTCGTGTACGTCTCGACCACGCCGGAGGCGAACCACTATCCGATCGCGCGCGACTGCCTCAAAGGCGGCAAGCACGTGATGCTAGAGAAGCCGATCGCCCTGGAGCTGTGGGAAGCGGACGAGCTCATCCACCTGTCCAAGACGAACAACCTCAAATTCACCATCGGCTATTCGCAGCGGTTCAACACCAAGATCGCCTACGCCAAGAAGAAGATCGTCGACGGCACGCTTGGCAATGTCGTCTCGGTGCTGGTCAGCCGCCATCTCTCGCGCGAGCTCGGCAAGAAGATCGCCGGCCGCGTCCGGCTTTCCCCGGTGGTGATGGAGTCGACCCACGATCTCGACTTCGTCTACTGGCTTCTCGAACCGGCCAAGCCCGTGCGCGTCTACTCGCAAGGCGCCTATGGCTACATGCAACCGGTGAACGGCTCGCACGACGTCATGTTCACCACCGTCACCATGGACAACGGCGTGGTGGTGATGATCGGCGGCGGCTGGAACCTGCCGCCGAGCTATCCGAACTACTGCTCGACCTGGATCGAGATCACCGGCACCGACGGCTCGCTGTTCCTCGACGACACGCAGCGCGACAACTGGCTCAACACCGCGCGGCGCGGCCAGGAATTCCCGATGTCGACGATGCCGGGCGAAATGGTCGACCATGTCTTCGCCGGCGGCATCGGTCCGGAGACAATCTACTTCCTGGAATCCTGCATCAAGAACCGCCCGGTGATGGTGACGCCCGAGAGCGCGCGCTGCGTGATGGAGACCTACAGCGCCGCCGATCTCTCCGCCGACCGCGGCGAGCCGGTCAATTTGCCGCTCAGCAACGAGACGATCTCGGCCATCGCCGATTTCAAACAGAAGATTCGAGCAGGTTTGAATGTGTAG
- a CDS encoding methylenetetrahydrofolate reductase, with translation MTRLQDKLAKGRFVLTAEVTPPVSFDRGELVAKASPLKGLADAVNVTDGAGARPHLGALTAAATLLEQGIEPILQLTCRDRNRIALQSDLISAAAWGIENLLMLRGDDPSAGDQPDAKAVFDLDTRQLTELARRLRDTSELPTGRKVTGKASFFLGAADSPIDPPPGWEPKGLIAKQTAGAQFVQTQFCMDAGIVRRYMARLAEHGLAGKLSFLIGVCPLRSAKSARWMKEKLFGTIIPDAYVERMEAASDPVAEGKRICVEVISELAAIPDVAGCHIMAPNNDAAVADVIVEARTLIKR, from the coding sequence ATGACACGTTTGCAGGACAAGCTCGCCAAAGGCCGTTTTGTTCTCACGGCCGAAGTCACGCCGCCGGTTTCATTCGATCGCGGCGAACTCGTCGCTAAGGCGTCGCCGCTCAAAGGTCTCGCCGACGCGGTGAACGTCACCGACGGCGCGGGCGCAAGGCCGCATCTCGGCGCGCTCACCGCCGCCGCGACGCTGTTGGAGCAAGGCATCGAGCCGATCCTGCAACTCACCTGCCGCGACCGTAACCGCATCGCGTTGCAAAGCGATCTCATCAGCGCGGCCGCCTGGGGCATCGAGAACCTCTTGATGCTGCGCGGTGACGATCCGAGCGCGGGCGATCAGCCGGACGCCAAAGCGGTGTTCGATCTCGACACGCGCCAGCTCACCGAACTGGCCCGTCGCCTGCGTGATACAAGCGAGTTGCCGACCGGCCGCAAGGTCACGGGCAAGGCATCGTTCTTTCTCGGCGCGGCCGACAGTCCGATCGATCCACCGCCCGGCTGGGAGCCCAAGGGGCTCATCGCCAAGCAGACGGCCGGCGCGCAGTTCGTGCAGACGCAGTTCTGCATGGATGCCGGCATCGTGCGCCGCTACATGGCCCGGCTCGCCGAGCACGGCCTTGCCGGCAAGCTGTCGTTCCTCATCGGCGTATGTCCGTTGCGTTCGGCGAAGTCGGCGCGCTGGATGAAGGAGAAGCTATTCGGCACCATCATCCCCGACGCCTATGTGGAGCGCATGGAGGCGGCGAGCGATCCGGTCGCCGAGGGCAAGCGCATCTGCGTCGAAGTGATTTCCGAACTCGCTGCGATCCCCGACGTCGCCGGCTGCCATATCATGGCGCCGAACAACGATGCCGCGGTGGCCGATGTCATCGTCGAGGCACGGACGCTGATCAAGCGGTGA
- a CDS encoding Bug family tripartite tricarboxylate transporter substrate binding protein, which produces MQTMAACLRLSLAFLSLIAIARDARAQDAYPSRPIHIIVPFAPGGASDLALRLLQPGLEQALGQPLVIDNRSGAAGNIGMELAARAEPDGYTLFFGNVGTMAINPHFYADLKIKPDKDFAPISLVSETPGIFIARPDFPAASLKDMAAYVKTRPGKVNYAAAGISTLNTLEMQQFEHAAGLKMMQVPYKGGAGPAVNDLMGGHVDVMCVTYSSALPHVKSGKLKGLAVTTRERLSTLPDVPTVVELGYPNSVSSSWQGLFTVAGTPQMIVAKLYAAVAQALADPAVRAHMETAGMLPTPSRSPDDFKNYLAAESTKWSKVVTELGVKPQ; this is translated from the coding sequence ATGCAGACCATGGCCGCATGCCTGCGCCTTTCGTTGGCTTTCCTGTCTCTGATCGCAATAGCCCGCGACGCGCGCGCCCAAGACGCTTATCCAAGCCGCCCGATTCATATCATCGTGCCCTTCGCGCCAGGCGGCGCGTCCGATCTCGCACTCCGCCTGCTTCAGCCCGGGCTCGAGCAAGCGCTCGGCCAACCGCTTGTCATCGACAACCGATCCGGCGCGGCCGGCAATATCGGCATGGAACTCGCGGCCCGCGCGGAACCTGACGGCTACACGTTGTTTTTCGGCAATGTCGGCACCATGGCCATCAATCCGCACTTCTATGCCGACCTGAAGATCAAACCCGACAAAGACTTCGCTCCGATCTCGCTCGTGTCGGAAACGCCGGGCATCTTCATCGCGCGGCCGGATTTTCCGGCCGCATCGTTGAAGGACATGGCGGCCTATGTGAAGACGCGGCCGGGCAAGGTGAACTATGCCGCCGCCGGCATCAGCACGCTGAATACATTGGAGATGCAGCAGTTCGAGCACGCCGCCGGCTTGAAGATGATGCAGGTGCCGTACAAGGGCGGCGCCGGGCCCGCCGTCAACGATCTCATGGGCGGCCATGTCGACGTGATGTGCGTGACCTATTCGTCGGCCCTGCCCCATGTGAAGTCTGGCAAGTTGAAAGGCCTGGCGGTGACGACGCGGGAGCGCCTGAGCACATTGCCTGACGTGCCGACGGTAGTCGAACTCGGATACCCGAACAGCGTCAGTTCCTCGTGGCAAGGTCTGTTCACCGTCGCCGGCACGCCGCAGATGATCGTTGCGAAGCTGTATGCCGCCGTCGCGCAGGCGCTTGCCGATCCGGCGGTGCGCGCTCACATGGAAACGGCAGGCATGCTACCGACCCCGAGCCGGTCGCCCGACGACTTCAAGAACTACCTCGCGGCCGAATCGACGAAGTGGAGCAAGGTCGTCACCGAGCTCGGCGTCAAACCGCAGTAG
- a CDS encoding Ldh family oxidoreductase, whose protein sequence is MNAPMAVSRIPVAAVTGLIADAMIKAGLPAADAAKVAELMLEADLIGADAHGVFRLSQYVERLKIGAINPRPDIKVERTAPATALIDGDNGMGHVVIARAAETAVELARECGVAWVGCRMSNHAGAAGVYAALPLKADMIGLYSAVASANHMPLAGGAEPLLGTNPLAIAVPAGDEPPVVLDIATSIVSYGTIKNHRLQNKPLAHDWMVDPATGAAVTDPHQSAHALLLPMGGYKGAGLALMLGLLGGTLNGALFGRDVVDFNNRPDAVTNTGQFVVALDPARFQKLDVFKAEVDRHVRSLRASQSLPGHSVRLPGDERARRRADRLQNGLALPPELLKQLDTMAGELGVKRLAER, encoded by the coding sequence ATGAACGCGCCCATGGCCGTCTCGCGCATTCCCGTTGCCGCCGTTACGGGGCTGATCGCCGATGCGATGATCAAGGCGGGGTTGCCGGCAGCGGACGCCGCGAAGGTCGCCGAACTGATGCTCGAAGCCGATCTCATCGGCGCCGATGCACATGGTGTGTTCCGCCTGTCGCAGTATGTCGAGCGGTTGAAGATCGGCGCGATCAATCCGCGTCCGGACATCAAAGTGGAGCGCACGGCGCCCGCGACCGCGCTGATCGACGGCGACAACGGTATGGGCCACGTCGTGATCGCGCGCGCCGCCGAGACGGCGGTCGAACTCGCGCGCGAATGCGGCGTCGCCTGGGTCGGCTGCCGCATGTCGAACCACGCCGGTGCCGCGGGCGTCTATGCCGCGCTGCCGCTCAAGGCCGATATGATCGGACTCTATTCGGCGGTGGCGAGTGCCAACCATATGCCGCTGGCCGGCGGCGCCGAGCCGCTGCTCGGTACCAATCCCTTGGCCATCGCCGTTCCGGCCGGTGACGAGCCGCCGGTGGTGCTCGATATCGCGACCTCGATCGTTTCCTACGGCACCATCAAGAACCATCGCCTGCAGAACAAGCCGCTGGCGCATGACTGGATGGTCGATCCCGCAACCGGAGCGGCGGTGACCGATCCGCACCAGAGCGCGCATGCGCTGTTGCTGCCGATGGGCGGCTACAAGGGTGCCGGACTCGCGCTGATGCTGGGCTTGCTCGGCGGCACGCTCAACGGCGCCTTATTCGGCCGTGATGTCGTCGACTTCAACAATCGGCCGGACGCCGTCACCAATACCGGGCAGTTCGTGGTGGCGCTCGATCCGGCGCGGTTCCAGAAGCTCGATGTGTTCAAGGCGGAGGTCGACCGTCACGTCCGGTCGTTACGCGCGTCGCAATCGTTGCCCGGCCACAGCGTGCGTCTGCCGGGCGACGAGCGCGCCAGGCGCCGTGCCGACCGGCTGCAGAACGGCCTCGCATTGCCGCCGGAACTGCTGAAGCAGCTCGACACGATGGCGGGCGAGCTCGGCGTCAAGCGGTTGGCTGAGCGCTAG
- a CDS encoding (2Fe-2S)-binding protein has protein sequence MPKMDLTVNGTTHAIEADPDMPLLYALRDDLGLNNPHFGCGLAQCGACTVWLDGQPTRSCITPLSAVGNAKITTLAGLGTPEKPHPIQAAYVEEQVPQCGYCINGWLMTAAAFLRDKKKPTEAEIKEALTGLKCRCGTHISILKAVKRAAEMMG, from the coding sequence ATGCCAAAGATGGATCTGACGGTGAACGGCACGACGCACGCGATCGAAGCCGATCCCGACATGCCGTTGCTTTACGCGCTGCGCGACGATCTTGGTTTGAACAACCCGCACTTCGGCTGCGGCTTGGCGCAATGCGGTGCATGCACCGTGTGGCTCGATGGCCAACCGACGCGCTCCTGCATCACGCCGTTATCGGCGGTCGGCAACGCCAAGATCACCACGCTCGCCGGTCTCGGCACACCCGAGAAACCGCACCCGATTCAGGCCGCTTACGTGGAGGAGCAGGTTCCTCAGTGCGGCTACTGCATCAATGGCTGGCTCATGACCGCCGCCGCATTTCTGCGCGACAAGAAGAAGCCGACCGAAGCCGAGATCAAGGAAGCGCTCACCGGCCTCAAGTGCCGCTGCGGCACCCACATCAGCATCCTGAAGGCGGTGAAGCGTGCCGCCGAGATGATGGGCTGA
- a CDS encoding CoA-transferase produces the protein MNIRDEELLADVITRLIGDVRHVAVGNASPIPATAALLARARGRLQGVGRPYVSLLGSAKHTFWTDGGRELFDCAGQGRIDVFFLSGGQIDGHGNINLVEIGPHDHPKVRFPGSFGSAYLYFVVPKVILFRTEHSRRTLVPQVDFISAPGASDPNVFRTGGPIALVTNRCLFSFKDGRFTLDSVHPGHTVEEVIEHTGFDFDRPKDVPTTAAPSAETLALMRGDVARELAGVYPHFARQVFGVAADAFAK, from the coding sequence GTGAACATCCGCGACGAAGAACTGCTCGCCGATGTCATCACGCGGCTGATCGGCGACGTGCGCCATGTCGCCGTCGGCAATGCCTCGCCCATTCCGGCGACCGCCGCGTTGCTCGCGCGCGCCCGCGGCAGGTTACAAGGCGTGGGCCGGCCCTATGTCTCCCTGCTCGGCAGCGCCAAGCACACGTTCTGGACCGATGGCGGCCGCGAATTGTTCGATTGCGCCGGCCAGGGCCGCATCGACGTGTTCTTTCTCTCCGGCGGACAGATCGACGGCCACGGCAACATCAACCTGGTCGAGATCGGCCCGCACGACCATCCCAAGGTGCGCTTTCCCGGCTCGTTCGGCTCGGCATACCTTTATTTCGTGGTGCCGAAAGTCATCCTCTTCCGCACCGAACATTCCCGCCGCACTTTGGTGCCGCAGGTCGACTTCATCAGCGCCCCCGGGGCGAGCGACCCCAATGTCTTCCGCACGGGCGGACCGATCGCGCTCGTCACCAACCGCTGCCTGTTCTCGTTCAAGGACGGGCGGTTCACGCTCGACAGCGTGCATCCCGGTCACACCGTCGAGGAAGTGATCGAGCACACCGGTTTCGATTTCGACAGGCCGAAAGACGTGCCGACGACGGCCGCGCCTTCCGCTGAAACGCTTGCGCTCATGCGCGGCGACGTCGCGCGCGAATTGGCCGGCGTCTATCCGCACTTCGCGCGGCAGGTGTTCGGCGTCGCGGCAGACGCTTTCGCGAAGTGA
- a CDS encoding xanthine dehydrogenase family protein molybdopterin-binding subunit, which translates to MTKHESKISFTRRAALLGGGALVVSIGAPMTLDRVLEIGQAHAQGAKPPLTPDQLSSYLAVNADGTISAYFGKMDMGHGLHVAIGQIVAEELDAPFKAVKVIMGDTANSVNQGGASGSTGVQFGGKQMRVAAAEARRVLVDMAARHLAMPADQLLVKDGVVSAKGDTAKRVTYAELVGGRYFNVQLAWNKQYGNPLYAPGKAQPKKPSEHTVVGQPIKREDVAPKVFAQQDFVTDIKVPGMMHGRMIRPAVAGATPVKVDESSIKDIPGAKVVWDKGFLGVVADKEWDAIKAAQQLKVAWSQTQAPFPDQAKLFEHIRNAPVRKRAVEQQNGNVDEAFKNAAKVIEAEYEWPFQSHASMGPACALVEIKDGQITCWSGTQKSHFVQQGLAATLNVPAESVRVIWTPGPGSYGRNDADDAAMDAAVLAKAVGRPVRVQYMRDQGTGWDPKGPASIHKARAALDASGKLIGYEFVSKAFSRVDVDTNGSKPYDTLAGQTLGVALKSGDGFGTPAESYAIDNKRLSWETIPPLLDRASPLRTSHLRDPVGPQIHFASESFIDEVAAAVNVDPVAFRLRHATDPRDIAVIKAAAEKANWQTRSSPRRDQSGSKLSGRGIAYAQRSGTRVAVIAEVDVDRSSGKIWARKFTVAHDCGQIINPDGLVKCVEGNIVQGVSRTLWEEVTFDRNTVTSIDWISYPILDITETPAEVNVVLINHPEIAPSGAGEPSIRPVAAAIGNAIFDATGVRIRRVPFSPERVKEALSS; encoded by the coding sequence ATGACGAAACACGAGAGCAAGATTTCTTTTACCCGCCGTGCCGCGCTGCTCGGCGGCGGCGCCCTGGTCGTATCCATCGGCGCGCCGATGACGCTCGATCGGGTTCTCGAGATCGGACAGGCGCATGCGCAAGGCGCCAAACCGCCGCTGACGCCGGACCAGTTGTCCTCTTACCTTGCGGTGAATGCGGACGGCACGATCTCCGCCTATTTCGGCAAGATGGACATGGGCCACGGCCTGCATGTCGCCATCGGCCAGATCGTCGCGGAAGAACTCGATGCGCCGTTCAAGGCCGTCAAAGTGATCATGGGCGATACGGCCAACTCCGTGAACCAGGGCGGCGCTTCGGGCTCGACCGGCGTGCAGTTCGGCGGCAAGCAGATGCGCGTGGCCGCCGCGGAAGCGCGGCGCGTCCTCGTCGACATGGCGGCGCGCCATCTGGCGATGCCCGCCGACCAGCTTCTGGTCAAAGACGGCGTGGTGAGCGCCAAAGGCGACACCGCAAAGCGCGTCACCTATGCCGAATTGGTCGGCGGCCGTTATTTCAACGTTCAGCTCGCTTGGAACAAACAGTACGGCAACCCGCTCTACGCGCCCGGTAAAGCGCAGCCGAAAAAACCGAGCGAGCACACCGTCGTCGGCCAACCGATCAAACGCGAGGACGTGGCGCCGAAGGTCTTCGCCCAACAGGACTTCGTCACCGACATCAAAGTGCCTGGCATGATGCATGGGCGCATGATCCGCCCGGCGGTGGCGGGCGCGACGCCGGTGAAGGTCGACGAGAGCAGCATCAAGGACATCCCGGGCGCCAAGGTCGTCTGGGACAAGGGCTTCCTCGGCGTCGTCGCCGACAAGGAATGGGACGCCATCAAAGCGGCACAGCAATTGAAGGTGGCGTGGTCGCAAACGCAGGCGCCCTTCCCCGACCAAGCGAAGCTGTTCGAGCACATCCGTAACGCACCGGTGCGCAAGCGCGCAGTGGAGCAGCAGAACGGCAATGTCGACGAGGCCTTCAAGAACGCCGCGAAGGTGATCGAGGCCGAGTATGAATGGCCGTTCCAATCGCACGCGAGCATGGGGCCGGCCTGCGCGCTGGTGGAGATCAAGGACGGCCAAATCACCTGCTGGAGCGGAACGCAGAAGTCGCACTTCGTGCAACAGGGCCTGGCCGCGACCTTGAACGTGCCGGCCGAGAGCGTCCGCGTCATCTGGACCCCCGGCCCGGGCTCCTACGGCCGTAACGACGCAGACGATGCGGCGATGGACGCCGCCGTGTTGGCCAAGGCGGTCGGCCGCCCCGTGCGCGTGCAATATATGCGCGACCAGGGCACCGGCTGGGACCCGAAAGGGCCCGCCTCAATCCACAAGGCGCGCGCCGCACTCGACGCCTCGGGCAAGCTGATCGGCTATGAATTCGTGAGCAAGGCTTTCTCGCGCGTCGACGTCGATACCAATGGCAGCAAGCCTTACGACACCTTGGCAGGCCAAACGCTAGGCGTGGCCCTGAAATCCGGCGACGGCTTCGGTACGCCGGCCGAATCCTACGCGATCGACAACAAGCGACTCTCCTGGGAGACCATTCCGCCGTTGCTCGACCGCGCCTCGCCGTTGCGCACCTCGCATCTGCGCGATCCCGTTGGGCCGCAGATCCATTTCGCCAGCGAAAGCTTCATCGACGAAGTCGCGGCAGCAGTGAATGTCGACCCGGTCGCGTTCCGCCTCCGCCATGCCACCGACCCACGCGATATCGCGGTCATCAAGGCCGCGGCGGAGAAGGCGAACTGGCAGACGCGGTCGTCGCCCCGCCGCGACCAAAGCGGCAGCAAACTATCGGGACGCGGCATAGCCTACGCGCAGCGCAGCGGCACCCGCGTCGCGGTGATCGCCGAGGTCGATGTCGACCGCAGCAGCGGCAAGATCTGGGCGCGGAAATTCACGGTCGCGCACGACTGCGGACAGATCATCAACCCGGATGGGCTGGTGAAATGCGTCGAGGGCAACATCGTGCAAGGCGTCAGCCGCACGTTGTGGGAGGAAGTCACCTTCGACCGCAACACCGTCACCAGCATCGATTGGATCAGTTATCCGATCCTCGACATCACCGAGACCCCGGCCGAGGTGAATGTGGTGCTGATCAATCACCCGGAGATCGCGCCCTCCGGCGCCGGCGAGCCGTCGATCCGGCCGGTGGCTGCCGCCATCGGCAACGCCATCTTCGACGCGACCGGCGTGCGAATCCGGCGCGTACCGTTCTCGCCGGAACGGGTGAAGGAGGCGTTGAGTTCGTAG
- a CDS encoding Gfo/Idh/MocA family protein, translating into MKRNAKRLGLAIIGGGRVGLFRGEVAARHPAVEWIGLAEKNPNRAGDVGPKIDADFVTQSHVELIKRPEVNCAIIATDEHLHVDPIMACIERGIPMLIEKPLATRLDESARVLKLIKEAKLDAVVGYTQRFRRRWLAAKEKCRTGALGDVTLVTSRAFMNRLVAIDNYKRTDDPSTISPMVISGTHALDICMWCLEGKTPVEVYARSIDKVMGPLYKGIDATAGMITFDDGTVYHLSMSWAMPVTWPAAVYSLEVGISGTTGVLTIDDTHRDIVLAVSKPQSEGYNPDSTRLVDFMGSYPPGDMALGELRGPMAEETVSWLNRIALGLPTAAATVEEAHRNLMLTKALDLSAKRRKPLQLPLSEEDMKEVA; encoded by the coding sequence ATGAAAAGAAACGCCAAGCGCCTCGGCCTTGCGATCATCGGCGGCGGCCGCGTCGGCCTATTCCGCGGCGAGGTGGCGGCACGGCATCCGGCCGTCGAATGGATTGGCCTCGCCGAGAAGAACCCCAATCGCGCCGGCGACGTCGGACCAAAGATCGACGCGGATTTCGTCACGCAAAGTCATGTCGAGCTGATCAAACGCCCGGAGGTCAACTGCGCCATCATCGCGACCGATGAGCATCTGCACGTCGATCCGATCATGGCCTGCATCGAACGCGGCATTCCGATGCTGATCGAAAAGCCGTTGGCCACGCGTCTCGACGAATCCGCGCGCGTGCTCAAGCTCATCAAAGAGGCCAAGCTCGACGCCGTGGTCGGCTACACACAACGCTTCCGTCGCCGCTGGCTCGCAGCCAAGGAAAAATGCCGCACTGGCGCGCTTGGCGATGTGACCCTCGTCACCTCGCGCGCCTTCATGAACCGGCTGGTGGCGATCGACAACTACAAACGCACCGACGATCCGAGCACGATTTCGCCGATGGTCATCTCCGGCACGCATGCGCTCGACATCTGCATGTGGTGCCTGGAAGGCAAGACGCCGGTCGAGGTCTATGCCCGCTCGATCGACAAGGTGATGGGCCCGCTCTACAAGGGCATCGACGCGACGGCCGGCATGATCACCTTCGACGACGGGACCGTCTATCATCTCAGCATGTCGTGGGCGATGCCGGTGACATGGCCGGCGGCGGTCTATTCGCTCGAGGTCGGCATTTCCGGCACGACAGGCGTGCTCACCATCGACGACACGCACCGCGATATCGTGCTCGCCGTGTCGAAACCGCAGTCGGAAGGCTACAACCCCGACTCAACGCGTCTCGTGGACTTCATGGGCAGCTATCCGCCGGGCGACATGGCACTCGGCGAGTTGCGCGGGCCGATGGCCGAGGAAACCGTGAGTTGGCTCAACCGCATCGCGCTCGGCCTGCCGACGGCCGCGGCGACGGTGGAAGAAGCGCACCGCAATCTGATGCTGACCAAGGCGCTCGATCTCTCGGCCAAGCGCAGGAAGCCGCTGCAATTGCCGCTCAGCGAGGAGGATATGAAGGAGGTTGCATAG